A stretch of the Pan paniscus chromosome 2, NHGRI_mPanPan1-v2.0_pri, whole genome shotgun sequence genome encodes the following:
- the NISCH gene encoding nischarin isoform X1: protein MATARTFGPEREAEPAKEARVVGSELVDTYTVYIIQVTDGSHEWTVKHRYSDFHDLHEKLVAERKIDKNLLPPKKIIGKNSRSLVEKREKDLEVYLQKLLAAFPGVTPRVLAHFLHFHFYEINGITAALAEELFEKGEQLLGAGEVFAIGPLQLYAVTEQLQQGKPTCASGDAKTDLGHILDFTCRLKYLKVSGTEGPFGTSNIQEQLLPFDLSIFKSLHQVEISHCDAKHIRGLVASKPTLATLSVRFSATSMKEVLVPEASEFDEWEPEGTTLEGPVTAVIPTWQALTTLDLSHNSISEIDESVKLIPKIEFLDLSHNGLLVVDNLQHLYNLVHLDLSYNKLSSLEGLHTKLGNIKTLNLAGNLLESLSGLHKLYSLVNLDLQDNRIEQMEEVRSIGSLPCLEHVSLLNNPLSIIPDYRTKVLAQFGERASEVCLDDTVTTEKELDTVEVLKAIQKAKEVKSKLSNPEKKADSSTHPQGGEDSRLSAAPCIRPSSSPPTVAPASASLPQPILSNQGIMFVQEEALASSLSSTDSLTPEHQPIAQGCSDSLESIPAGQAASDDLRDVPGAVGGASPEHAEPEVQVVPGSGQIIFLPFTCIGYTATNQDFIQRLSTLIRQAIERQLPAWIEAANQREEGQGEQGEEEDEEEEEEEDVAENRYFEMGPPDVEEEEGGGQGEEEEEEEEDEEAEEERLALEWALGADEDFLLEHIRILKVLWCFLIHVQGSIRQFAACLVLTDFGIAVFEIPHQESRGSSQHILSSLRFVFCFPHGDLTEFGFLMPELCLVLKVRHSENTLFIISDAANLHEFHADLRSCFAPQHMAMLCSPILYGSHTSLQEFLRQLLTFYKVAGGCQERSQGCFPVYLVYSDKRMVQTAAGDYSGNIEWASCTLCSAVRRSCCAPSEAVKSAAIPYWLLLTPQHLNVIKADFNPMPNRGTHNCRNRNSFKLSRVPLSTVLLDPTRSCTQPRGAFADGHVLELLVGYRFVTAIFVLPHEKFHFLRVYNQLRASLQDLKTVVIAKTPGTGGSPQGPFADGQPAERRARGYSNDQRPQEVPAEALAPAPAEVPAPAPAAASASSPAKTPAPAEASTSALVPEETPVEAPAPPPAEAPAQYPSEHLIQATSEENQIPSHLPACPSLRHVASLRGSAIIELFHSSIAEVENEELRHLMWSSVVFYQTPGLEVTACVLLSTKAVYFVLHDGLRRYFSEPLQDFWHQKNTDYNNSPFHISQCFVLKLSDLQSVNVGLFDQHFRLTGSTPMQVVTCLTRDSYLTHCFLQHLMVVLSSLERTPSPEPVDKDFYSEFGNKTTGKMENYELIHSSRVKFTYPSEEEIGDLTFTVAQKMAEPEKTPALSILLYVQAFQVGMPPPGCCRGPLRPKTLLLTSSEIFLLDEDCVHYPLPEFAKEPPQRDRYRLDDGRRVRDLDRVLMGYQTYPQALTLVFDDLQGHDLMGSVTLDHFGEVPGGPARASQGREVQWQVFVPSAESREKLISLLARQWEALCGRELPVELTG from the exons GAGAACAGCTCCTGGGGGCCGGCGAGGTCTTTGCCATTGGACCCCTGCAGCTGTATGCCGTCACGGAGCAGCTGCAGCAGGGAAAGCCCACGTGCGCCAGTGGGGATGCCAAGACCGACCTCGGGCACATCCTGGACTTCACCTGTCGCCTTAAGTACCTTAAG GTTTCTGGCACAGAAGGACCTTTTGGGACCAGCAACATTCAGGAGCAGCTCCTGCCGTTCGACCTATCAATATTCAAGTCCCTGCATCAGGTGGAG ATAAGTCACTGTGATGCTAAGCACATCAGAGGGCTGGTTGCATCGAAGCCCACCTTAGCCACGCTGAGTGTCCGCTTCTCAGCAACCTCGATGAAG GAAGTCCTTGTTCCTGAAGCCTCagaatttgatgagtgggagccTGAAGGCACAACCCTAGAAGGCCCTGTGACTGCCGTCATCCCCACTTGGCAGGCATTGACCACGCTTGACCTGAGCCACAACAGCATCTCCGAGATCGACGAGTCTGTG AAACTGATCCCAAAGATTGAGTTCCTGGACCTGAGTCACAATGGATTGCTGGTTGTGGACAATCTGCAG CACCTGTATAACCTTGTGCATCTGGACCTGTCCTACAACAAGCTCTCCTCCTTGGAAGGGCTTCACACCAAGCTGGGGAACATCAAGACCTTAAACCTGGCAGGCAACCTCCTAGAGAGTCTGAGTGGCCTGCACAAGCTCTACTCACTGGTCAACCTGGATCTCCAGGACAACAGGATCGAACAG ATGGAGGAGGTCCGGAGCATAGGCAGCCTCCCGTGTCTGGAGCACGTGTCTCTGCTGAACAACCCTCTGAGCATCATCCCCGACTACCGGACCAAGGTGCTGGCTCAGTTCGGAGAGAGGGCCTCAGAG GTCTGTCTGGATGACACAGTGACCACAGAGAAGGAGCTGGACACTGTGGAAGTGCTGAAAGCAATTCAGAAAGCCAAGGAGGTCAAGTCCAAACTGAGCAACCCAGAGAAGAAG gctgACTCAAGCACTCATCCTCAGGGTGGTGAAGACTCCCGGCTCTCAGCTGCCCCCTGCATCAGACCCAGCAGCTCCCCTCCCACTGTGGCTCCCGCATctgcctccctgccccagcccatcCTCTCTAACCAAG GAATCATGTTCGTTCAGGAGGAGGCCCTGGCCAGCAGCCTCTCGTCCACTGACAGTCTGACTCCCGAGCACCAGCCCATTGCCCAGGGATGTTCTGATTCCTTGGAGTCCATCCCTGCGGGACAG GCAGCTTCCGATGATTTAAGGGACGTGCCAGGAGCTGTTGGTGGTGCAAG CCCAGAACATGCCGAGCCGGAGGTCCAGGTGGTGCCGGGGTCTGGCCAGATCATCTTCCTGCCCTTCACCTGCATTGGCTACACGGCCACCAATCAGGACTTCATCCAGCGCCTGAGCACACTGATCCGGCAGGCCATCGAGCGGCAGCTGCCTGCCTGGATCGAGGCTGCCAACCAGCGGGAGGAGGGCCAGGGTGAACAGGgcgaggaggaggatgaggaggaggaagaagaggaggacgTGGCTGAGAACCGCTACTTTGAAATGGGGCCCCCAGacgtggaggaggaggagggaggaggccagggggaggaagaggaggaggaagaggaggatgaagaaGCCGAGGAGGAGCGCCTGGCTCTGGAATGGGCCCTGGGCGCGGACGAGGACTTCCTGCTGGAGCACATCCGCATCCTCAAGGTGCTGTGGTGCTTCCTGATCCATGTGCAGGGCAGTATTCGCCAGTTTGCCGCCTGCCTTGTGCTCACCGACTTCGGCATCGCAGTCTTCGAGATCCCGCACCAGGAGTCTCGGGGCAGCAGCCAGCACATCCTCTCCTCCCTGCGCTTTGTCTTTTGCTTCCCGCATGGCGACCTCACCGAGTTTGGCTTCCTCATGCCGGAGCTGTGTCTGGTGCTCAAGGTACGGCACAGTGAGAACACGCTCTTCATTATCTCGGACGCCGCCAACCTGCACGAGTTCCACGCGGACCTGCGCTCATGCTTTGCACCCCAGCACATGGCCATGCTGTGTAGCCCCATCCTCTACGGCAGCCACACCAGCCTGCAGGAGTTCCTGCGCCAGCTGCTCACCTTCTACAAGGTGGCTGGCGGCTGCCAGGAGCGCAGCCAGGGCTGCTTCCCCGTCTACCTGGTCTACAGTGACAAGCGCATGGTGCAGACGGCCGCGGGGGACTACTCAGGCAACATCGAGTGGGCCAGCTGCACACTCTGTTCAGCCGTGCGGCGCTCCTGCTGCGCGCCCTCTGAGGCCGTCAAGTCCGCCGCCATCCCCTACTGGCTGTTGCTCACGCCCCAGCACCTCAACGTCATCAAGGCCGACTTCAACCCCATGCCCAACCGTGGCACCCACAACTGTCGCAACCGCAACAGCTTCAAGCTCAGCCGTGTGCCGCTCTCCACCGTGCTGCTGGACCCCACACGCAGCTGTACCCAGCCTCGGGGCGCCTTTGCTGATGGCCACGTGCTAGAGCTGCTCGTGGGGTACCGCTTTGTCACTGCCATCTTCGTGCTGCCCCACGAGAAGTTCCACTTCCTGCGCGTCTACAACCAGCTGCGGGCCTCGCTGCAGGACCTGAAGACTGTGGTCATCGCCAAGACCCCCGGGACGGGAGGCAGCCCCCAGGGCCCCTTTGCGGATGGCCAGCCTGCCGAGCGCAGGGCCAG GGGATACAGCAATGACCAGCGTCCCCAGGAGGTCCCAGCAGAGGCTCTGGCCCCAGCCCCAGCGGAAGTCCCAGCTCCAGCCCCTGCAGCAGCCTCAGCCTCAAGCCCAGCGAAGACTCCGgccccagcagaggcctcaaCTTCAGCTTTGGTCCCAGAGGAGACGCCAGTGGAAgctccagccccacccccagccgAGGCCCCTGCCCAGTACCCGAGTGAGCACCTCATCCAGGCCACCTCAGAGGAGAATCAGATCCCCTCGCACTTGCCTGCCTGCCCGTCACTCCGGCACGTCGCCAGCCTGCGGGGCAGCGCCATCATCGAGCTCTTCCACAGCAGCATTGCTGAG GTTGAAAATGAGGAGCTGAGGCACCTCATGTGGTCCTCAGTGGTGTTCTACCAGACTCCAGGACTGGAGGTGACCGCCTGCGTGCTGCTCTCCACCAAGGCTGTGTACTTTGTGCTCCACGACGGCCTCCGCCGCTACTTCTCAGAGCCACTGCAGG ATTTCTGGCATCAGAAAAACACCGACTACAACAACAGCCCTTTCCACATCTCCCAGTGCTTCGTGCTAAAGCTTAGTGACCTGCAGTCAGTCAATGTGGGGCTTTTCGACCAGCATTTCCGGCTGACGG GTTCCACCCCGATGCAGGTGGTCACGTGCTTGACGCGGGACAGCTACCTGACGCACTGCTTCCTCCAGCACCTCATGGTCGTGCTGTCCTCTCTGGAACGCACGCCCTCGCCGGAGCCTGTTGACAAGGACTTCTACTCCGAGTTTGGGAACAAGACCACAG GGAAGATGGAGAACTACGAGCTGATCCACTCTAGTCGCGTCAAGTTTACCTACCCCAGTGAGGAGGAGATTGGGGACCTGACGTTCACTGTGGCCCAAAAGATGGCTGAGCCAGAGAAGACCCCAGCCCTCAGCATCCTGCTGTACGTGCAGGCCTTCCAGGTGGGCATGCCACCCCCTGGGTGCTGCAGGGGCCCCCTGCGCCCCAAGACACTCCTGCTCACCAGCTCCGAGATCTTCCTCCTGGATGAGGACTGTGTCCACTACCCACTGCCCGAGTTTGCCAAAGAGCCGCCGCAGAGAGACAGGTACCGGCTGGACGATGGCCGCCGCGTCCGGGACCTGGACCGAGTGCTCATGGGCTACCAGACCTACCCGCAGGCCCTCACCCTCGTCTTCGATGACTTGCAAGGTCATGACCTCATGGGCAGTGTCACCCTGGACCACTTTGGGGAGGTGCCAGGTGGCCCGGCTAGAGCCAGCCAGGGCCGTGAAGTCCAGTGGCAGGTGTTTGTCCCCAGTGCTGAGAGCAGAGAGAAGCTCATCTCACTGTTGGCTCGCCAGTGGGAGGCCCTGTGTGGCCGTGAGCTGCCTGTCGAGCTCACCGGCTAG
- the NISCH gene encoding nischarin isoform X2, whose protein sequence is MATARTFGPEREAEPAKEARVVGSELVDTYTVYIIQVTDGSHEWTVKHRYSDFHDLHEKLVAERKIDKNLLPPKKIIGKNSRSLVEKREKDLEVYLQKLLAAFPGVTPRVLAHFLHFHFYEINGITAALAEELFEKGEQLLGAGEVFAIGPLQLYAVTEQLQQGKPTCASGDAKTDLGHILDFTCRLKYLKVSGTEGPFGTSNIQEQLLPFDLSIFKSLHQVEISHCDAKHIRGLVASKPTLATLSVRFSATSMKEVLVPEASEFDEWEPEGTTLEGPVTAVIPTWQALTTLDLSHNSISEIDESVKLIPKIEFLDLSHNGLLVVDNLQHLYNLVHLDLSYNKLSSLEGLHTKLGNIKTLNLAGNLLESLSGLHKLYSLVNLDLQDNRIEQMEEVRSIGSLPCLEHVSLLNNPLSIIPDYRTKVLAQFGERASEVCLDDTVTTEKELDTVEVLKAIQKAKEVKSKLSNPEKKGGEDSRLSAAPCIRPSSSPPTVAPASASLPQPILSNQGIMFVQEEALASSLSSTDSLTPEHQPIAQGCSDSLESIPAGQAASDDLRDVPGAVGGASPEHAEPEVQVVPGSGQIIFLPFTCIGYTATNQDFIQRLSTLIRQAIERQLPAWIEAANQREEGQGEQGEEEDEEEEEEEDVAENRYFEMGPPDVEEEEGGGQGEEEEEEEEDEEAEEERLALEWALGADEDFLLEHIRILKVLWCFLIHVQGSIRQFAACLVLTDFGIAVFEIPHQESRGSSQHILSSLRFVFCFPHGDLTEFGFLMPELCLVLKVRHSENTLFIISDAANLHEFHADLRSCFAPQHMAMLCSPILYGSHTSLQEFLRQLLTFYKVAGGCQERSQGCFPVYLVYSDKRMVQTAAGDYSGNIEWASCTLCSAVRRSCCAPSEAVKSAAIPYWLLLTPQHLNVIKADFNPMPNRGTHNCRNRNSFKLSRVPLSTVLLDPTRSCTQPRGAFADGHVLELLVGYRFVTAIFVLPHEKFHFLRVYNQLRASLQDLKTVVIAKTPGTGGSPQGPFADGQPAERRARGYSNDQRPQEVPAEALAPAPAEVPAPAPAAASASSPAKTPAPAEASTSALVPEETPVEAPAPPPAEAPAQYPSEHLIQATSEENQIPSHLPACPSLRHVASLRGSAIIELFHSSIAEVENEELRHLMWSSVVFYQTPGLEVTACVLLSTKAVYFVLHDGLRRYFSEPLQDFWHQKNTDYNNSPFHISQCFVLKLSDLQSVNVGLFDQHFRLTGSTPMQVVTCLTRDSYLTHCFLQHLMVVLSSLERTPSPEPVDKDFYSEFGNKTTGKMENYELIHSSRVKFTYPSEEEIGDLTFTVAQKMAEPEKTPALSILLYVQAFQVGMPPPGCCRGPLRPKTLLLTSSEIFLLDEDCVHYPLPEFAKEPPQRDRYRLDDGRRVRDLDRVLMGYQTYPQALTLVFDDLQGHDLMGSVTLDHFGEVPGGPARASQGREVQWQVFVPSAESREKLISLLARQWEALCGRELPVELTG, encoded by the exons GAGAACAGCTCCTGGGGGCCGGCGAGGTCTTTGCCATTGGACCCCTGCAGCTGTATGCCGTCACGGAGCAGCTGCAGCAGGGAAAGCCCACGTGCGCCAGTGGGGATGCCAAGACCGACCTCGGGCACATCCTGGACTTCACCTGTCGCCTTAAGTACCTTAAG GTTTCTGGCACAGAAGGACCTTTTGGGACCAGCAACATTCAGGAGCAGCTCCTGCCGTTCGACCTATCAATATTCAAGTCCCTGCATCAGGTGGAG ATAAGTCACTGTGATGCTAAGCACATCAGAGGGCTGGTTGCATCGAAGCCCACCTTAGCCACGCTGAGTGTCCGCTTCTCAGCAACCTCGATGAAG GAAGTCCTTGTTCCTGAAGCCTCagaatttgatgagtgggagccTGAAGGCACAACCCTAGAAGGCCCTGTGACTGCCGTCATCCCCACTTGGCAGGCATTGACCACGCTTGACCTGAGCCACAACAGCATCTCCGAGATCGACGAGTCTGTG AAACTGATCCCAAAGATTGAGTTCCTGGACCTGAGTCACAATGGATTGCTGGTTGTGGACAATCTGCAG CACCTGTATAACCTTGTGCATCTGGACCTGTCCTACAACAAGCTCTCCTCCTTGGAAGGGCTTCACACCAAGCTGGGGAACATCAAGACCTTAAACCTGGCAGGCAACCTCCTAGAGAGTCTGAGTGGCCTGCACAAGCTCTACTCACTGGTCAACCTGGATCTCCAGGACAACAGGATCGAACAG ATGGAGGAGGTCCGGAGCATAGGCAGCCTCCCGTGTCTGGAGCACGTGTCTCTGCTGAACAACCCTCTGAGCATCATCCCCGACTACCGGACCAAGGTGCTGGCTCAGTTCGGAGAGAGGGCCTCAGAG GTCTGTCTGGATGACACAGTGACCACAGAGAAGGAGCTGGACACTGTGGAAGTGCTGAAAGCAATTCAGAAAGCCAAGGAGGTCAAGTCCAAACTGAGCAACCCAGAGAAGAAG GGTGGTGAAGACTCCCGGCTCTCAGCTGCCCCCTGCATCAGACCCAGCAGCTCCCCTCCCACTGTGGCTCCCGCATctgcctccctgccccagcccatcCTCTCTAACCAAG GAATCATGTTCGTTCAGGAGGAGGCCCTGGCCAGCAGCCTCTCGTCCACTGACAGTCTGACTCCCGAGCACCAGCCCATTGCCCAGGGATGTTCTGATTCCTTGGAGTCCATCCCTGCGGGACAG GCAGCTTCCGATGATTTAAGGGACGTGCCAGGAGCTGTTGGTGGTGCAAG CCCAGAACATGCCGAGCCGGAGGTCCAGGTGGTGCCGGGGTCTGGCCAGATCATCTTCCTGCCCTTCACCTGCATTGGCTACACGGCCACCAATCAGGACTTCATCCAGCGCCTGAGCACACTGATCCGGCAGGCCATCGAGCGGCAGCTGCCTGCCTGGATCGAGGCTGCCAACCAGCGGGAGGAGGGCCAGGGTGAACAGGgcgaggaggaggatgaggaggaggaagaagaggaggacgTGGCTGAGAACCGCTACTTTGAAATGGGGCCCCCAGacgtggaggaggaggagggaggaggccagggggaggaagaggaggaggaagaggaggatgaagaaGCCGAGGAGGAGCGCCTGGCTCTGGAATGGGCCCTGGGCGCGGACGAGGACTTCCTGCTGGAGCACATCCGCATCCTCAAGGTGCTGTGGTGCTTCCTGATCCATGTGCAGGGCAGTATTCGCCAGTTTGCCGCCTGCCTTGTGCTCACCGACTTCGGCATCGCAGTCTTCGAGATCCCGCACCAGGAGTCTCGGGGCAGCAGCCAGCACATCCTCTCCTCCCTGCGCTTTGTCTTTTGCTTCCCGCATGGCGACCTCACCGAGTTTGGCTTCCTCATGCCGGAGCTGTGTCTGGTGCTCAAGGTACGGCACAGTGAGAACACGCTCTTCATTATCTCGGACGCCGCCAACCTGCACGAGTTCCACGCGGACCTGCGCTCATGCTTTGCACCCCAGCACATGGCCATGCTGTGTAGCCCCATCCTCTACGGCAGCCACACCAGCCTGCAGGAGTTCCTGCGCCAGCTGCTCACCTTCTACAAGGTGGCTGGCGGCTGCCAGGAGCGCAGCCAGGGCTGCTTCCCCGTCTACCTGGTCTACAGTGACAAGCGCATGGTGCAGACGGCCGCGGGGGACTACTCAGGCAACATCGAGTGGGCCAGCTGCACACTCTGTTCAGCCGTGCGGCGCTCCTGCTGCGCGCCCTCTGAGGCCGTCAAGTCCGCCGCCATCCCCTACTGGCTGTTGCTCACGCCCCAGCACCTCAACGTCATCAAGGCCGACTTCAACCCCATGCCCAACCGTGGCACCCACAACTGTCGCAACCGCAACAGCTTCAAGCTCAGCCGTGTGCCGCTCTCCACCGTGCTGCTGGACCCCACACGCAGCTGTACCCAGCCTCGGGGCGCCTTTGCTGATGGCCACGTGCTAGAGCTGCTCGTGGGGTACCGCTTTGTCACTGCCATCTTCGTGCTGCCCCACGAGAAGTTCCACTTCCTGCGCGTCTACAACCAGCTGCGGGCCTCGCTGCAGGACCTGAAGACTGTGGTCATCGCCAAGACCCCCGGGACGGGAGGCAGCCCCCAGGGCCCCTTTGCGGATGGCCAGCCTGCCGAGCGCAGGGCCAG GGGATACAGCAATGACCAGCGTCCCCAGGAGGTCCCAGCAGAGGCTCTGGCCCCAGCCCCAGCGGAAGTCCCAGCTCCAGCCCCTGCAGCAGCCTCAGCCTCAAGCCCAGCGAAGACTCCGgccccagcagaggcctcaaCTTCAGCTTTGGTCCCAGAGGAGACGCCAGTGGAAgctccagccccacccccagccgAGGCCCCTGCCCAGTACCCGAGTGAGCACCTCATCCAGGCCACCTCAGAGGAGAATCAGATCCCCTCGCACTTGCCTGCCTGCCCGTCACTCCGGCACGTCGCCAGCCTGCGGGGCAGCGCCATCATCGAGCTCTTCCACAGCAGCATTGCTGAG GTTGAAAATGAGGAGCTGAGGCACCTCATGTGGTCCTCAGTGGTGTTCTACCAGACTCCAGGACTGGAGGTGACCGCCTGCGTGCTGCTCTCCACCAAGGCTGTGTACTTTGTGCTCCACGACGGCCTCCGCCGCTACTTCTCAGAGCCACTGCAGG ATTTCTGGCATCAGAAAAACACCGACTACAACAACAGCCCTTTCCACATCTCCCAGTGCTTCGTGCTAAAGCTTAGTGACCTGCAGTCAGTCAATGTGGGGCTTTTCGACCAGCATTTCCGGCTGACGG GTTCCACCCCGATGCAGGTGGTCACGTGCTTGACGCGGGACAGCTACCTGACGCACTGCTTCCTCCAGCACCTCATGGTCGTGCTGTCCTCTCTGGAACGCACGCCCTCGCCGGAGCCTGTTGACAAGGACTTCTACTCCGAGTTTGGGAACAAGACCACAG GGAAGATGGAGAACTACGAGCTGATCCACTCTAGTCGCGTCAAGTTTACCTACCCCAGTGAGGAGGAGATTGGGGACCTGACGTTCACTGTGGCCCAAAAGATGGCTGAGCCAGAGAAGACCCCAGCCCTCAGCATCCTGCTGTACGTGCAGGCCTTCCAGGTGGGCATGCCACCCCCTGGGTGCTGCAGGGGCCCCCTGCGCCCCAAGACACTCCTGCTCACCAGCTCCGAGATCTTCCTCCTGGATGAGGACTGTGTCCACTACCCACTGCCCGAGTTTGCCAAAGAGCCGCCGCAGAGAGACAGGTACCGGCTGGACGATGGCCGCCGCGTCCGGGACCTGGACCGAGTGCTCATGGGCTACCAGACCTACCCGCAGGCCCTCACCCTCGTCTTCGATGACTTGCAAGGTCATGACCTCATGGGCAGTGTCACCCTGGACCACTTTGGGGAGGTGCCAGGTGGCCCGGCTAGAGCCAGCCAGGGCCGTGAAGTCCAGTGGCAGGTGTTTGTCCCCAGTGCTGAGAGCAGAGAGAAGCTCATCTCACTGTTGGCTCGCCAGTGGGAGGCCCTGTGTGGCCGTGAGCTGCCTGTCGAGCTCACCGGCTAG